One part of the Rutidosis leptorrhynchoides isolate AG116_Rl617_1_P2 chromosome 1, CSIRO_AGI_Rlap_v1, whole genome shotgun sequence genome encodes these proteins:
- the LOC139841537 gene encoding uncharacterized protein → MASYLLSYDSDSEYVRIIALFEVNGNQYTKGYYLADGIYPNWATLVKGFACPTDDPRIKFTRFQASARKDVESTFGVLQGRFHILRLAARTMSVNKMRRVMDCYIILHNMILEDQGFALSDWEEEFITEDMENRPERIPNRGLDQDVIIREIRDRTVHDQLTDDLVEHI, encoded by the coding sequence ATGGCATCGTATTTACTTAGTTACGATTCCGATTCGGAATACGTGCGTATTATTGCACTATTTGAGGTAAACGGTAATCAGTACACAAAAGGCTATTACCTAGCTGACGGTATATATCCTAACTGGGCTACTCTAGTCAAAGGTTTTGCGTGTCCGACAGATGATCCAAGGATTAAGTTTACTAGGTTTCAAGCTAGTGCCCGAAAAGATGTAGAGAGTACATTTGGGGTTCTTCAAGGTCGATTTCATATTTTAAGGTTAGCAGCACGCACTATGTCGGTAAACAAGATGCGGAGAGTTATGGACTGTTATATCATATTACATAATATGATTTTGGAAGATCAAGGATTTGCGTTAAGTGATTGGGAGGAAGAGTTCATTACCGAAGATATGGAGAATCGTCCAGAACGGATACCGAATAGAGGACTGGATCAAGACGTTATCATCCGAGAAATAAGAGATAGGACGGTGCACGACCAACTAACCGATGATCTAGTTGAGCATATTTGA
- the LOC139876351 gene encoding histone H4, which yields MSGRGKGGKGLGKGGAKRHRKVLRDNIQGITKPAIRRLARRGGVKRISGLIYEETRGVLKIFLENVIRDAVTYTEHARRKTVTAMDVVYALKRQGRTLYGFGG from the coding sequence ATGTCAGGACGTGGAAAAGGAGGCAAGGGGCTAGGAAAGGGTGGAGCCAAACGACATCGTAAGGTTCTTCGTGATAACATTCAGGGAATCACAAAACCAGCTATTCGCAGATTGGCTCGTAGAGGTGGTGTTAAACGTATCAGTGGTTTGATCTATGAAGAGACACGTGGCGTTCTTAAGATCTTTCTAGAAAATGTCATCAGAGACGCTGTTACCTACACTGAGCACGCTCGCCGCAAAACTGTCACCGCTATGGATGTCGTTTATGCTCTGAAACGTCAAGGCCGTACACTCTACGGATTTGGCGGCTAG